The genomic window ACGCATGCGTTGTATTCCTTCATGTTCGGCACGGTCATCCTGGCGATGGTGGTCAACCTGGCCGTCAGCGTGATCTGACGCGGGGCGTCGGCAAGCATCACGGGCCCCGGCTCACCCTTACACAGGGTGGGTCGGGGCCCGTGGTGGGAAGGCTGCGGCTTAGTTGAAGGAGTCGCCGCACGCGCAGGCGCCGCCTGCGTTGGGGTTGTCGATGGTGAATCCCTGCGCCTCGATCGTGTCCGAGAAGTCGATGGCCGCGCCGGCCAGGTAAGGAACAGACATCTTGTCGACGACCATGCGGACGCCGCCGACCTCGTCGACTTTGTCACCGTCCAAAGTGCGGTCGTCGAAGTACAGCTGGTAGCGCAGACCGGCGCAGCCGCCCGGCTGCACGGCGATGCGCAGCGCCAGGTCGTCGCGGCCTTCCTGGTCCAGCAGCGCCTTGGCCTTCGCGGCCGCGGCCTCACTGAGGTTGACGCCGGTGTTGGAGGTGGGAGCGGTCATGATTTTTCTCCTAAGCCTTCCTGAAGGGGACTTGTCGTGGGTCTTAATTTGTCCCGCTTTTAATCGGGTAAATCATTGTCTGAGGCCAACCATACTCCAGTTTCCCGGAGTGCGTAAACCCCTCCGGACGTGCCGGAAGCACGACCTGTGGGACAACGCGGCAGGCACAGCGCCCGGGCCCGGCACTGCGGCCGAGAGGCAGGACGCCACCGGCCTCATCCGCATACAACCGCCCTGCGGCGCACTCTATTCCCGAATTCCCTAAAACACTCCGGCAACTTGTAACGTGGAGGCTGTGAAACTCCCTTGGCAAAAGTCAGACAGCTCCACTGATGCGTCTTCGTCCACCGGCGCCGGCTCCACCGCCGCCACGCCGGAGATGACCGACGCCGTCGAGGCGCCCGAGGAGGTCAAGTACCCGAAGGGCTACACCCCGCCAAAGGGGCGCCCCACCCCCACCCGCCGCGAGCAGGAAATCGCCGCCGGCGTCATCCGCGACCCCAACGCCGCCTCCTCGCACCAGGCCGCTCAGCGCCGCAAGGAGCTGAAAAAGACCCTGAGCAAGGAGGAGTGGAAGGAGTACAAGCGCAAGGAGCGCGAGGAGAACCGGGAGCGCAACCGCGAGTACCAGAAGCGCATGAACGCGGGTGACGAGCGCTACCTGCCGGAGACCGACCGCGGCCCGGAACGCCGCTACGTCCGTGACTGGGTCGACTCCCGTCGTTCCTTCAACAACTACGTCATGCCCATCGCGCTGGCCCTGCTCGTCGTGATGTTCATCGGCATGGTGGCCCCGCTCGTCGCCAACGTGCTGTCCATCGCCGCCATGGCCGTCATCCTCATCTTCTTCATCGAGGGCATCATGATCGGGCGCGGCGCGAACCGCGCCGTGCGCGCCAAGTTCCCGGAGACGTCCGCCACCGGCTTCGGCCTGGGCATGTACGCTTACTCGCGTTCCACCCAGCTGCGCCGCTGGCGCACCCCCAAGCCGCAGGTGGAGCTCGGCGACAAGGTGTAGGTCGCAGCGAGCCACAGAGATACGTGAAGCTCCGTCGCAGCCGACTAGGCTGGATGGAGCTTTTCTTCATTTTTCCCCGGTAACAGGAGTGTGTCATGGACGCCGCCGCCCAGTTCGCCCCCGTCGATTCGCCCGACGCCGACGCACGGCAACGGATGCTGGAGGTCTTCGCCGCCAGCCCCCGCGGGCTGTCCTACGGGCGGCTGATCGGCGTGGCCGGGGACCTCGCCGGGTGGCAGGGACGCGTGCCGCCGGCGCCGTTGCAGCAGCCGCGCGTGGTGATCTTCGCCGGCGACCACGGCGTGTCCGCGCGCGGGCTGTCCGCCTACGCCCCCAGCGCGTCGGTGGAGCAGGCCACGGAGCTGCAGGCCGGCGGTGGTCCCGCCCACATCTTCGCCCGCGCCACCGGCGCCTCGGTGCGGCTCATCGACGTCTCCCTCGACCACGACGCCTGGAGCGAGGAACGCGTCTGCCGCTCCAGCGGGGCCATCGACGTCGAGGACGCCATGACGGAACCGGAGCTGGAGCGCGCCCTCGAGGTGGGCAGGCGGGTGGCGGACCAGGAGGTCGACGCGGGCGCGGACATCCTCATCCCCGGGGATCTGGGGGTGGGCGTCACCACTGTCGCGGCGGCGTTGATGGGCACGTACTCCCGCACTGAACCGGTGGCGGTGGTCGGTCCCGGATCCGGGATCAACGACGACATGTGGAAAGTCAAGGTCTCCGTCATCCGCGACGCGATGTTCCGCGCCCGCAATCTGCGCGCCCAGCCCGTGGAGGTGCTGCGCCGCATCGGCTCTCCGGATTTGGCGGCCCTGGTCGGCTTCATCGGGCAGGCGGCCTCACGACGCACCCCGGTGCTGCTCGACGGCGCGCCCGTCACCGTCGCCGCGTACATCGCTTTCCGGCTGAGCAAGAACGTCCGGGACTGGCTGGTCGCCGGGCAGCTCTCCCCCGAGCCCGCCCACCTGCTGGCCCTGCAGCGGCTGGAGTTGACCCCGCTCATCGCCCTGGAGATGTCGACCGGGCAGGGTTCCGGGGCGTTGGCGGCGTTGCCGCTGATCATCGCGGCCAGCGAACTGGCGGCCGATGAGGCGGAGGCGTTCGACGCCGCCGTCGCCGAAATCCAGGAGTAGGACTCCGGGACCAAGGCGACCTACTTGGCCGGGACCAGGGTGTGCAGCCAGCCGTGGACGTCCTCGGCCACGCCGCGCTGGATGGAGGTCAGGCGCTCCCGCATGCGCATGGTCACGGAGCCGGCCTCGTTGCCGCCGACGAGAAACTCACCGTCGTTGGACAGCACGCGCCCGACCGGGGTGATCACGGCCGCCGTGCCGCAGGCCATGGCCTCGGTCATCGCGCCGGAGGTGGCGTCGTCGCGCCATTCATCGGTGCTGATGCGGCGTTCCTCGGTCTCGTGGCCCAAGTCGCGGGCGACCTGCAGCAACGAGTCCCGGGTGATGCCCGCCAGCAGGGAGCCGGACAGCGCCGGGGTGACGACCTTGGCGTCTTCTCCGGAGCCGTAGACGAACATGAGGTTCATGCCGCCCATTTCCTCGATGTACTTGTGCTCGAGGGCGTCGAGCCAGACGACCTGGTCGCAGCCCTTTTCCTCTGCCTGGGCCTGCGCCAGCAGGGAGGCGGCGTAGTTGCCGGCGAACTTGGCGGCGCCGGTGCCGCCCGGGGCGGCGCGGACGTAGTCCTCGGACAACCACACGGAGACGGGCTTGACCCCGCCCTTGAAGTAGGCGCCGGAGGGGGAGGCGATGACCAGGTAGGTGTACTTGTTCGCCGGGCTGACGCCCAGGGAGACCTCGGTGGAGATCATGAAGGGGCGCAGGTACAGCGCGGCCTCGCCGCCGGCTTCGGGAACCCAGGCGCTGTCGACGTCGACGAGCTGACGCAGCGACTCCAGGAAGTCCTCGACGGGCAGCTGGGGCATGGCCATGCGCTCGGCGGAGCGCTGCATGCGCTCGGCGTTGGCCTCCGGGCGGAAGGTCGCGATGGAGCCGTCCGGCTGGCGGTAGGCCTTGATTCCCTCGAAGATCGCCTGGCCGTAATGGAACACGGTGGTGGCCGGGTCCATGGGCAGGGCTTCGTAGGGGCGGACGCGCGCGTCGTGCCAGCCCTTGTCCTCGGTCCACTCGATGGTGACCATGTGGTCGGTGAAGTTTTTGCCGAACGCCGGATTGGCCAGCACGGCATCGCGTCGCTCGTCTGTCGCGGGCCGGGGATTTCTTTCAACGGAGAAGTTCAGGTTCGTCATAACCTCTCAACTTACTCGGCGGTCCGGAAGCGTGGATAAGCTGGTCGTGTAGTCCATTCACGATG from Corynebacterium maris DSM 45190 includes these protein-coding regions:
- a CDS encoding HesB/IscA family protein — encoded protein: MTAPTSNTGVNLSEAAAAKAKALLDQEGRDDLALRIAVQPGGCAGLRYQLYFDDRTLDGDKVDEVGGVRMVVDKMSVPYLAGAAIDFSDTIEAQGFTIDNPNAGGACACGDSFN
- a CDS encoding DUF3043 domain-containing protein codes for the protein MKLPWQKSDSSTDASSSTGAGSTAATPEMTDAVEAPEEVKYPKGYTPPKGRPTPTRREQEIAAGVIRDPNAASSHQAAQRRKELKKTLSKEEWKEYKRKEREENRERNREYQKRMNAGDERYLPETDRGPERRYVRDWVDSRRSFNNYVMPIALALLVVMFIGMVAPLVANVLSIAAMAVILIFFIEGIMIGRGANRAVRAKFPETSATGFGLGMYAYSRSTQLRRWRTPKPQVELGDKV
- a CDS encoding nicotinate-nucleotide--dimethylbenzimidazole phosphoribosyltransferase — protein: MDAAAQFAPVDSPDADARQRMLEVFAASPRGLSYGRLIGVAGDLAGWQGRVPPAPLQQPRVVIFAGDHGVSARGLSAYAPSASVEQATELQAGGGPAHIFARATGASVRLIDVSLDHDAWSEERVCRSSGAIDVEDAMTEPELERALEVGRRVADQEVDAGADILIPGDLGVGVTTVAAALMGTYSRTEPVAVVGPGSGINDDMWKVKVSVIRDAMFRARNLRAQPVEVLRRIGSPDLAALVGFIGQAASRRTPVLLDGAPVTVAAYIAFRLSKNVRDWLVAGQLSPEPAHLLALQRLELTPLIALEMSTGQGSGALAALPLIIAASELAADEAEAFDAAVAEIQE
- a CDS encoding branched-chain amino acid aminotransferase, giving the protein MTNLNFSVERNPRPATDERRDAVLANPAFGKNFTDHMVTIEWTEDKGWHDARVRPYEALPMDPATTVFHYGQAIFEGIKAYRQPDGSIATFRPEANAERMQRSAERMAMPQLPVEDFLESLRQLVDVDSAWVPEAGGEAALYLRPFMISTEVSLGVSPANKYTYLVIASPSGAYFKGGVKPVSVWLSEDYVRAAPGGTGAAKFAGNYAASLLAQAQAEEKGCDQVVWLDALEHKYIEEMGGMNLMFVYGSGEDAKVVTPALSGSLLAGITRDSLLQVARDLGHETEERRISTDEWRDDATSGAMTEAMACGTAAVITPVGRVLSNDGEFLVGGNEAGSVTMRMRERLTSIQRGVAEDVHGWLHTLVPAK